The Amaranthus tricolor cultivar Red isolate AtriRed21 chromosome 2, ASM2621246v1, whole genome shotgun sequence genome contains the following window.
TTTCATGAGTTGGGCCCAGGTGGTTGCACCTCAAAACTACCCTCAAGAACGACCCTACCCATAGACCTAGTATGACGTTTCATGCTTAGGCTATGGTAATGATTTAATCAAAGAATCTGCAACGTTCTCATCAGTATCAACTTTGCAAACTATTTCATCTCCTCTATTTCATCTAAAGATGTTATCTGAGTGAGATTAAGAATCgtctttgtttgtttggatGCTCGAATTTTTGTaaccatcaatgatcaatgcctCACTTCCTCCATAGACAAGGAAGTTGTTTTTAGTTCTTCTTAAGTACTTAAGGATTGTCTTTGCATCTGTCTAATCATGAACTTCTGCAGAATTCGTCTGGTATCTGCTACACATACACAAAGCAAGTGCAATATCTGGTCAAGTCAAATCATTGCATATATGATCGAGCATATTACCGAGGCATAAGGTATTTTACTCACCCCCTCAacttcttcaatgatgattgcaCACTGTGTTTTACTAAGCGACGAGCCATGCTTCATTGGAATGAAACCTCTCTTAGAGTTTTACATGTTGAACTTTGCGATAATCTTATCCAAATAAGCTTCCCGACTAAGTCCAATCATGCTTTAGGATCTATCTTTTTAGTACCTAATCCCATGATTGTACTCTACCTCTCCCAAGTATTTCATAGAGAAACAACTTTTAAGCCAACTCTTGATTGATTCAAGTATGGGAATATTGTTTTGTATGAGTAGTATGTCATTTACAAACAATATAAGGAAGCtttgaaaaaacaaatgttTCCATCCTTatctattttcaatttgaaaaatcATTTGCTACTAATGTGTTTTACTCCATTAGGAAAATTAGTCAAGTTTCATACATGATATTTAAACATCGAATCCATCTCAAATTGCATTGCTCCAAGCCAATTAGCGGAGTGCTTACCCTATAAAGCTTATTTGAACGTCGTTAGGCTCCTGATCGTGTCTTACTTTATCACCAGGACACACTCTCACCATTCATGATCTGTCTCCTAGTTTCAATAAAATTGAATGATTCATAAATTGACAATCATATGTTAACTTCTAGATCCTTTTTAAGTGGAATCATCTAAATTATAAACCATAACGATATcgaatattaatatatataacgATGATGATCTAGATGGAGTTGCACTTTGTGCGCTTGGCCTTTTTTTCAAAACATCTACGATATGAAAGCCATCTAAAAACTTGAAATCCATGCTTACCAACTCATTTTGGGGATCAAACTCATCATCCATATTGTTTAAATGTTGAATATTAATTAAGAATGTTCTTTTAGAGAGAAGTTAGAGAGATAAAAATATGAAATGAATTAAGGTTGTTTATGCAAAATCAATTTATAAAAGGTGGTGACACAATTATAGGGTTTGATGAACATCTACCAACCAGGggagaatttagaaaaatttaatATCTAGGCCAATGTTATCTGAGCCATCAATCCTCATGTAACTAAGCAAAGTACCGAATAATGTAGTAAGTATCAAAGATGAGCGAGATAAGATCGACAAGGTTCGAAGTACCTTGATGAAGGATAATGAATTTCAATGACTTAATAATGTTTGAAACAAATGAAAATGCAAAAATGACACAATAATTTAAGGACGTTCACCCAATAATGGCTACGTCCTCTGTGGTGTGTAGTTTACTTGTTAATTCTATTTCAAAGGAGTAAAACAACTCTTACTAATGatgtattacaattgagtaagataataacaaaggctatgtgtttaggcttaggGGCTTTTGTTTGATGTGTTAGGATGAACAAATGAGCTCCTTATTTATAGGGGAGATTACACTAATCAACATTCAAtgcattaaagctatgaattaaTAACTTTGAAGTAGCTCCAATGACTTGAATggtcaaaaaaaacataatccaaGGAACGTCAGAGGGTCCACTCGACTAAAatagagagctcgctcggtcgagcgaggcATAGGAAGCTACTGGAAGTATTCTGACTGTCTGCTTGACCCATCCAAAAAAGTCGCTCGGTCGAGCCCCTTGGTCGAACAACCTACATGAGGCTTCTGAATAGATTTTGCTAGACGAAACATAGTAGAGCATTTACAAAACCTTTTGCACTtgttcattaagtcccataactcccatgattaagtcatacttcattaccttcaTTACTTCAATAATTAATCCACACTTAAACACCATCATCAATCATAAACATTAAGTTATCAACTTAATTCACCCATTAACATACTCATAGGATttccacacatgaatgcacacatccattgtgcactcaagtcaccaatTAACTTCATCAATCTCTACCTTGACTTGAGCTCACCCAAGCTAAAGCATTCATCAATTCACTTCATCTTATAAGAATATAAACAAGAACATAAAACAACATACACCTCATATGCCTCAATGAGCATTACATCAAGCAAGGAGCTAGACCAACAAAGTCAACACACAAATCAAAATTGGTTATAGGCAATGGTTCTATCATCATGTCGGCGAGGTTATCTCTAGTGTCAATCTTCTTTAAACCCActcttttgtgctcaacttcgtCCCAAATGAAATTATACTTGATATCAATgtgtttggaccttctatgaaaaatattttgattcctagccaagTGAATAGCACTTTGGCTATCACAATGCATACTTACCGAACATCTTGTTGCGCATCTCACTAACTAGACCGTTGAGCCACTTTGCTTCTTTAAATGACTCAGcaacggctatgtactccgcttcagTTGTTGAAAGGGCAACCACATCTTGAACTGATGATTGCCAACTTACCGCCGAACCACCCAATGTAAACACGAATCCACTTGTGGATTTTCTAGCATCTAGATCACCTCTATAGTTTGAGTCACAAAACCTGGTTAGCTTGGTTGAATCCTTCCCATACATTAAACAAGTATTAGAAGTAcatttcaaatacctcaataaccacttaagtgcctcccaatgtccttTCCTTggattagacatatatatacttaccaaactcaccgcatgagctaTGTCGGGCCTAGAACATATCATGACATACATCACACTACCAATGACACTACTGTACgaaattcttaccatttgctttTCTTTCGCCTTTATTTTTGTGGACACaacttagaaaatttgaaaagagaggcaagaggagtagacacacctttagcatcaccCATGGAGTTGCACAACATTCTCAATATACTTCCTTTGGCTAAGGTATATGACACCCTTAACTCGGTCTCTTAAAATCTCCATctcaagaatcttcttggcttcaccaagatccttcatatcaACTTCACTTGAAAGAAACTCTTTCCAGTTCTCCATCTCAAACAAAGTATTACAAGCTAccaacatatcatcaacatacaagagcaaatacaataaagaaccattTTCAAGATTCTTAAAATaaacacaactatcataagaactataacaaaatcatgtgaaatcatgaAAGAATCAAACCTGTTGTACCATTACCTTGGCGATTGCTTTAGCCCATACAATGATcttttcaatctacacacatgaccTTCCTTATCGGCGACCTCAAAACCTTCTGGTTACTTCATAAAAATTTCCTTTTCAAGCTCAACATAAAGAAACGTCGTTTTCACATCCAATTGATGCAACCCTAAATTCTCCATCGACACCAAAGCTAGTAatgcccttatagaagagtgCTTCATGACCGGTGAGAATACCACATGAAAATCGACACCCTCAATTTCAGAGTATCCCTTCTCTACTActcttgctttgtagatggcaGGAACACCACTAGatggaccctccttcctcttgaatatccattTGCACCCAACAatgttctttttctttggtgcttcaacgatatcccaagttttATTCTTTGCAAGTgattccatctcttgcttcaCGGCTATCAATGATTTTCTTGAGTCATTTGGGGCCATAGCCCTCTTGTATGTACTTGGTTCATGCAACCCTTCGACTTTGGTAGCAACGTTGAGAGCATATGCAACATAATCACAgtcttcaatgtacctccttggagccacgatcttcctctTTTGCCTTGTTGTGGATAAAGGAAGAGAACTTtattgaacatcatcattttcatcttcatcattattGGGAGGTTGAACCTCCTCTTGTGCATCAACGAGATTTACAACATcaattacatcatttttaatgggCTTTTCTACACTAGAGACTAACatgctattttcatcaaatacaatATCTCTAAAAGTGATTATTCTTTTCGACTCATTACAccacaccctatacccctttaggCCTGCTCTATATCCCATAAAAATGtattttctagccctaggttctaacttttCTTCatttacaagaatataagcaGGAAAGTTAAAGACTGTAAGATTAGAATAATTTACCAgagtgttgtaccacacttctTGTGGTGATTTGAACTTTAAGGTGGTATGAGGTGAGTGATTGATCAAGTAGCATGCCGTAGCCATACTGCTGCGGCCTAAAAATACCTCCCCAATTTTGCTTGGTCTAGCATACACCGAGACCTCTCCaataatgttttattcatcctctccgcaacaccattttgttgaggacgcccTGCACAAATTCTATGTCTCACAATACCTTCACTAGCACaatatttaagatatttattatcaacaaattcaagaccttTAGCAATTCTTAAgatcttgatgctcctaccggtctTTATCTCAATCATTTTCTTCCATTATAAGAAAACATCAAATACttcaattttatgttttatgaaGTAACATCGAACTTTCCTTGAGAAGTCATCTATGAAAGTCAACAAGTAATTACAACCACTAAGTGAGGGCATTCTTGAAGGCCCCCGCAAGTCGGAATGAATATAGTCAAGTATCTCCATAGTGTTGTGTAAGTCGGGTTTGTAACTAACCCTCTTGTGTTTCCCACAAATACATTGTTCACAAAACCCAAGGTTCCCGAATTTTTTGCCATCAACTAAACTTTGTTTAGAAAGTTCATACATACCTCTTTCCCTCATGTGACCAAGTCTCAAGTGCTAAAGCTTTGTTTCATGACCAGAAATTTTGTGGAAACAGTCGCCGAGCCGGAGATAGTTAAACCTTCAAGAGCATAAAAACTCCCATTCATCTTCCCCTTTATCACCACAAGTGACCCTCTAGCAATCTtaataactccaccttcacaattAATTCTACAaccgatcttatcaagagtacccaaagatgtgagattctttttcaaacccGAATCATTCCTTAAATTTGTCAAGGTTCTTACCATCCAATCAAACATTCTCATTTTCACATTCCCAAGCCCCACCACCTTACAAGTAGTTGTTTCCCATGGtcacatttcccccatcaactCTTTCATATGTTTGGAAGAAAGCTTTGTTAGGAGTCATGTGAAATATGCACCTCGAGTCAAGAATCCGTTTATCACTATCTTTGTACTTTTGTCTACTAAAACAccactatcattcacataactagcattggcATTACTAGTTGTGTCCTTAGCCCCATCATTACTagcatttttctttttccgtttccaacaatccttcttgatatGACCTTTAAGCTTACAATAGTTGCaagtctttattttttttaggtcCCCATGACTTCGACCTCCCTTTACCCTTATTTCCAcccccactagtggaacctttctcaaAATTCCTCCTTCTCACAAAACATCCATCACTCAAGCCACCCTGTGATTTTTGTGAGaattgtgtatcaatgagatccctttgTGTTAAGGAATTTTTCACATCGTCACTACTCAAGTTTTCcctaccataaagtagagtttctctaaaattattGTAAGATAGAGATAGAGAACATAAAAGGTAAATAgctaagtcttcatcatcaaacttgactttaatattttgtaaatctaTAACAATGGAAAAAAACTCATCTAAGTGTGGTTTTAAAGGTTTAAATTCCTCCAAGCGtagatcgtagagtctactcttcaaaagtagtttattggtaacactcttagCCATGCAGAGGGATTCCGATTTCTCCCATATACCATTGGTTgtagtttctttaacaacctctcttagcacTTCATTGAAAGGCATAATTGAATTGCCGATAGTGCCTTTGTGTTAATCTCTTCCCATCTTGCCGTGATTATTCCTTCTGGCATTTTGTCTACACATTCAATGACCTTttgcacaccattttggatCAAAATGGCTTCCATCTTGACTTGCCATCAGCCAAATTTCACActtctatcaaacttctctacGTCAAGCTTCATTGTGGACATGTTTCAATCAACAAACTACTTCTAAATCACCGTAATAACGACttcgctctgataccaattgaaatgtGAGCTAAGATCGACAAAGTTCGAAGATAatgaattttaatgaattaacaatgtttgaaagaaatgaaaaatgcaaaaatgacacaatgatttaaggaAGTTCACCCAATagtggctacgtcctccgtggtgtgtagtttacaTGTTAATTCTATTTCAATGGAGTAAAATAActattacaaatgaagtattacaattgagtaagataACAACAAAGGCTATGGGTTTAGGCATAGGGGTttttgtttgatgtgttttgatGAACAAATGAGCTCCCTATTTTTAGGGGAGATTACACTAATCAACATTCAATACATTAAAGGTATGAATTAATAACTTTGAAGCAGCTCCAAAGACTTGAatggtcaaaaaaaaaaaatccaaggaACGTCAAAGGGTGCGCTCGACCaaaacagagagctcgctcggtctaGCGACCTGATCGAGCGAGGCATAGGAAGCTATTGGAATTATTCTGACTGCCTGCTTGACCCATCCAAAAAACTCGCTCGGTTTGCCGCATTGGTCACGCGACCTATAGGAGGCTTCTGGATAGATTTTGCTCGACTAAACATAGTAGAGCATCTACAAAACCTTTTGCACTTGTTCATTAAGTCCTATAACTCCCATGATTAAGTCATACTCCATTACCTTCATTACTTCAAGAATTAATCCACACTTAAACACCATCAACAATCACAAACATTAAGTTACCAACTTAATTCACCCATTGAAGTACTCATAGTATTCCACatatgaatgcacacatcaatttGCAACCAAGTCACCAATTAAgttcaacaaaagaaaatgaattggCCTTGTGTAATTAGCTGAAAACGCGTTTGTCAAAGCGCATAAAAGGTTGTGGGTTAGAACACTAAACATCAGttaaaaatactaatttaattttcatgaCTCGGGCCACGGCAATGCCAGCCTGACTCCAGATACGCCCCTCTTGCTGGCGACTCCATTAGCTATTAAGCAATTCCCGTCTGAAGGTATGCACATAATTAGGTACACACAAACTAATTAATCAAACTATAACAAGAAATTCTTAATAGTCAAATGTTGacctagctaataaatttatattgcTGAACATCACAATATAACTAAAAAAGTCCACGTTTGGAACTTCCCCATACGTGCATGTACACAATGTATAACCGGCCTGCACGACGTGGCTACCAAATTCTCATCTTCTTAACCACCATACGACGTGAAGGCTACCACCATTAGGTCTCCTAATGGTTGTCCATGACTTGCTAATGTATTACATTTACTTCTCTTGGAATTGTTCTTCCATATATAAACACAACTAATGTATTACAATGTACTCCATTGGAAGTCTTgagtgatttttttattttaaattcttaagcATTTATATCTTTGAGGAGGTATTACGTATTAAGtagaaaatacaaataaaatagagaaaaagAAGTGAAAGATCATCATGGAAGTTAGGTTAAGTTCAAGTAAAAACTTTGTAGTTACAAcgtttgttggcctcttagccTTGGAGGGCCTAGCAATGGTTTATGGGTTCGACTATGGAAGTGCCCTTGACAAGACATTGCTATTTTTTGAAGCTCAAAGAGCTGGAGCATTGCCTTATAACAACAGAGTTAAATGGCGTGCAAATTCTGCGATGCGTGATGGTCACTCTCAAGGAGTAAGTATTCATACGCTACTTTAATACCATTTTATGTTAAATGTTCTCAGAGTACTATAGTGTATACTaataattgataaaattaatggaagagttatatttaaaattcaaaaaattttcaaataaggcGACTTACGGTAAGACTTTTTCAATTTAGTTGgcccaatatatatataaatacagttttaaaatgatcaattataatcctaaaaaattcaataataataaccttaaagtgatcgaTTAATTCTTTTGAGTGATCACCTACACTAACctcaaagtgatcaattataactttaaagtgatcacttacactattaaagtgataaattaaaaatagagtaATTGATATAAGTCTGTGTTATGGTTGGATAGTCAAGACTTAAAATAGTcaatcaaatttttaaaaaaaattctgttTGTGTAGGTGGATTTGGTTGGCGGATACTATGATGCAGGAGATCATGTAAAGTTTGGGCAACCAATGGCATTTGCAGTAACTATGCGTTCATGGGCCGCTGTTGATTTCAACAAGGATATAATTGCCGCTAACCAAATGGGCAACACTTTGTGGGCTATTAGATGGGGAACTGATTATTTTCTTAAGGCTCATACCCGTCCCAATGTTTTATGGGCACAGGTAAACATATTCTCCGAGTTTTCTAATAATCCGATTTATGTGAATGTTTCCATGAAGAGTTATTCTTTTGCGAGATCTTCTATCGGTGAAATGACCTTTAAACAAGGAGCccatatactaataattatattagttaagCTATAGAACCCCTATATGAAATACGTCTTACGGTGAAACCATTTCACACGAGAATTTGTGTTTCATGAATTATTCATAGGTGCATATTTCTCTGTTATTTAtgcaaaattatgaaaatttggaATTAAATACATAACTCCTAAAAAGAGTTAGTCTTGATATGTTCACCGAAATACTAAGTTGGTTTAAGGAGAATTATAAATTGGCCTAGAGGTTGAAGTTCTTTTTTatgtaatatttataaaatgaaTTTGGCAATAATAATGTTGGACTAGTTAAAATTGAtgatatttatgtaaaataaatgTGAAGGTGGGAGATGGAGAATCAGACCATCTTTGTTGGGAAAGAGCAGAGGACATGACAACACCAAGAACAGCATATAAGCTTGATTCATCAAACCCTGGCTCGGATTTGGCCGGAGAAACTGCAGCCGCCTTAGCTGCATCCTCTTTGGCTTTCCGGCCTTACAACTCCTCTTACGCTCAACTCCTACTACAACATGCCGAGCAGCTTTTCTACTTTGCAAATACTTTTAGGGGCCTTTATGATGACTCTATCACAAATGCTGCCAAATTCTACCCATCCTCTGGCTACaaggtagttttttatttaatatataaacagTTAATTCAATAAGATTATATATAATGACTGACTATTTTTGTGGTGCTCAAATTGTATAGGATGAATTGCTATGGGCTGCAGCATGGCTGTACAGAGCTACCAACAAAGACTACTACTTGAAGTATGTTGTGCAAAATGCTGAATCTATGGGTGGTACTGGTTGGGCTGTTAAAGAATTCTCTTGGGATAACAAATATGCTGGTCTTCAAATCCTCCTTTCTAAGGTATTAATACGTTCTTCTACcatcaactaaattaaaattcATTTGGATATAGCAAGGCCTAATCTTGTAATTAGTTCACTTAAACCAGATACTGATTGTGATGATTATCCATAAAACAATTTCGAGTCCCTCATTAACCGATATGACTTGATCATGCACCACTCCTGAAAAGACAATCCAACGTAGTCTGATTATTCATTTCTTGAATCATTATCGAGACATTCCTCGCTCACAAAACTCAGGATCGTTTTATCTTTGATGTCAGATTCTATTGGAAGGTAAAAGTAGTGGATCGTATGCAGCCACATTGAAGCAGTATCAAGCCAAGGCTGATTTCTTTGCTTGTGCTTGCttacaaaagaacaatggaGACGATGTTCAGCGTAGTCCTGGtaatcaaaatttcattaatagCTTATCAAAATAACAACACCATCAATGTTCGTTGGGGCCTTGGCTCTACGTCTTACCAGTAGACGACTATCACCTTGctataatcatttatatattgtgtgCTGTTTAGGTGGTT
Protein-coding sequences here:
- the LOC130806208 gene encoding endoglucanase 5; amino-acid sequence: MEVRLSSSKNFVVTTFVGLLALEGLAMVYGFDYGSALDKTLLFFEAQRAGALPYNNRVKWRANSAMRDGHSQGVDLVGGYYDAGDHVKFGQPMAFAVTMRSWAAVDFNKDIIAANQMGNTLWAIRWGTDYFLKAHTRPNVLWAQVGDGESDHLCWERAEDMTTPRTAYKLDSSNPGSDLAGETAAALAASSLAFRPYNSSYAQLLLQHAEQLFYFANTFRGLYDDSITNAAKFYPSSGYKDELLWAAAWLYRATNKDYYLKYVVQNAESMGGTGWAVKEFSWDNKYAGLQILLSKILLEGKSSGSYAATLKQYQAKADFFACACLQKNNGDDVQRSPGGLMYVRQWNNMQYVSSAAFLLAVYSDYLSQAKVVVNCPEGAVKPQELFDFAKSQADYILGKNPNSMSYLVGYGAKYPNHVHHRGASIASISTYNSQIGCVQGFEDWYHRSTANPNVIHGGLVGGPDKNDEYDDDRSCYEQTEPTISGTAPLVGLFSRLRSTTTYPSPYINNYAPKAAYTPKTSYVTPNSYSPPNKPYNNMVPSKGTFDVPIKFVHSITGTWTHKGETFYHHTVIVKNLSKKSVKDLKLKIENLSGPIYGLIQTNEKSIYELPPHLKVVLPGAEFSFVYVQGGPQAKVSIQSYN